Proteins encoded by one window of Streptomyces sp. NBC_01477:
- a CDS encoding ROK family transcriptional regulator: MARMAGTPGTPRVLRAMNDRAALDLLLEHGTLSRTRIGKLTGLSKPTASQLLARLEAAGLVLATGTTAGRPGPNAQLYSVNPAAAHVAGLDVTTERIRAAVADITGRTVGSFRLPTPHRRAGSAVEQVVQALDGAVKAAGLSRSDLHRGVIGTPGAFDPSTGRLRYASHLPGWHSPALLDELAAALPMPLEYDNDVNLAAVAEQRIGAARGHDDFVLLWNEEGIGAALMIGGRLHRGWTGGAGEVGFLPVPGTPLVRNVTKTNNGGFQELAGCNAVLRHARELGLDIPDAPLPDAAAMVLDKAAAFQRDGGQDGAGPYAELLARCATGMAVGLASVVAVLDPELIVLAGNVAIAGGEPLRALIQSELAELAVPRPRLVLGTVEMHPVLSGALESALATTRDEVFDTSR; this comes from the coding sequence ATGGCGCGCATGGCTGGCACACCTGGTACGCCGCGCGTATTGCGCGCCATGAACGACCGCGCCGCGCTCGACCTCCTGCTGGAACACGGCACCCTGTCCCGGACCCGGATCGGCAAGCTCACCGGCCTGTCCAAGCCCACCGCCTCGCAACTGCTGGCCCGTCTTGAGGCGGCCGGGCTGGTGCTGGCCACCGGCACCACCGCGGGCCGCCCCGGGCCGAACGCCCAGCTCTACTCGGTCAACCCGGCCGCCGCCCACGTCGCGGGCCTCGACGTGACCACCGAGCGCATCAGGGCCGCGGTCGCCGACATCACCGGGCGCACCGTCGGCTCCTTCCGGCTGCCCACCCCGCACCGCCGGGCCGGAAGCGCCGTCGAGCAGGTCGTACAGGCCCTGGACGGCGCGGTGAAGGCCGCCGGGCTCAGCCGCTCCGACCTGCACCGCGGGGTCATCGGCACACCCGGCGCCTTCGACCCCAGCACCGGACGGCTGCGCTACGCCAGCCACCTGCCCGGCTGGCACTCCCCCGCGCTGCTCGACGAACTGGCGGCGGCCCTGCCGATGCCGCTGGAGTACGACAACGACGTCAACCTCGCCGCGGTCGCCGAGCAGCGGATCGGCGCGGCCCGCGGCCACGACGACTTCGTCCTGCTGTGGAACGAGGAGGGCATCGGCGCCGCGCTGATGATAGGCGGCCGGCTGCACCGCGGCTGGACCGGCGGCGCCGGCGAGGTCGGCTTCCTGCCGGTGCCCGGCACCCCGCTGGTCCGCAACGTCACGAAGACCAACAACGGCGGCTTCCAGGAGCTGGCCGGCTGCAACGCCGTCCTGCGGCACGCGCGGGAACTGGGCCTCGACATCCCCGACGCCCCCCTCCCGGACGCCGCCGCCATGGTGCTGGACAAGGCCGCGGCCTTCCAGCGGGACGGCGGCCAGGACGGCGCCGGCCCCTACGCGGAACTGCTCGCCCGCTGCGCCACCGGCATGGCGGTGGGCCTGGCCTCCGTGGTGGCCGTGCTCGACCCGGAACTGATCGTCCTGGCCGGGAACGTCGCCATCGCGGGCGGCGAACCGCTGCGTGCCCTCATCCAGTCGGAGCTGGCCGAACTGGCCGTGCCCCGGCCCCGGCTGGTGCTCGGCACCGTGGAGATGCACCCCGTCCTGAGCGGTGCGCTGGAAAGCGCGCTCGCCACCACCCGCGACGAGGTGTTCGACACCTCGCGCTGA
- a CDS encoding mechanosensitive ion channel family protein yields the protein MSHTASQAGSWVDDNWADWLNAGLQIVLILVIAIVLRTVVRRTISRLIDRMNRGAEAAAATALGGLLVNAERRKQRSEAIGSVLRSVASFLILGTAALTVLSVLRIDLAPLLASAGVAGVAIGFGARNLVTDFLSGVFMILEDQYGVGDVIDAGVASGTVVEVGLRVTKLRGDNGEIWYVRNGEVKRIGNLSQGWATAVVDVQVGIGEDMDRARAVIVEAADEMGKEDPWDEFLWEPVQMLGLESVGSDFVVLQVQARTMPGKAAPVGRELRWRIKRAFDREGIVIAGGGPAATVTDPAAEAAEGAPVADGAEENGPPPAQRSVSVPPPAAGEH from the coding sequence GTGTCCCACACCGCCTCCCAGGCGGGCAGCTGGGTGGACGACAACTGGGCCGACTGGCTGAACGCCGGACTTCAGATCGTGCTCATCCTGGTGATCGCGATCGTGCTGCGGACCGTGGTGCGGCGCACCATCAGCCGGCTGATCGACCGGATGAACCGGGGCGCGGAGGCCGCGGCCGCCACCGCGCTCGGCGGGCTGCTGGTCAACGCGGAGCGGCGCAAGCAGCGCAGCGAGGCGATCGGCTCGGTACTGCGGAGTGTGGCGTCCTTCCTCATCCTGGGCACGGCGGCGCTGACCGTCCTGTCGGTGCTGCGGATCGACCTGGCGCCGCTGCTGGCCAGCGCCGGGGTGGCCGGGGTCGCGATCGGCTTCGGCGCCCGCAACCTGGTGACGGACTTCCTGTCCGGCGTCTTCATGATCCTTGAGGACCAGTACGGCGTCGGCGACGTCATCGACGCGGGCGTGGCCTCGGGCACGGTCGTGGAGGTGGGCCTGCGGGTGACCAAGCTGCGCGGCGACAACGGCGAGATCTGGTACGTGCGCAACGGCGAGGTCAAGCGGATCGGCAATCTGAGCCAGGGCTGGGCGACGGCGGTGGTGGACGTCCAGGTGGGCATCGGCGAGGACATGGACCGGGCGCGTGCGGTGATCGTGGAGGCCGCGGACGAGATGGGCAAGGAAGACCCGTGGGACGAGTTCCTGTGGGAGCCGGTGCAGATGCTCGGCCTGGAATCGGTCGGCTCGGACTTCGTGGTGCTCCAGGTGCAGGCCAGGACGATGCCGGGGAAGGCGGCGCCGGTCGGGCGTGAGCTGCGCTGGCGGATCAAGCGGGCCTTCGACCGGGAGGGCATCGTGATCGCCGGCGGCGGCCCCGCGGCGACGGTGACCGATCCGGCGGCGGAGGCCGCCGAGGGCGCGCCGGTCGCCGACGGCGCCGAGGAGAACGGCCCGCCGCCCGCGCAGCGCTCCGTGTCCGTACCGCCGCCGGCCGCCGGCGAGCACTGA
- a CDS encoding HNH endonuclease: MPHVLVLNASYEPLGVVPLRRALILVLNNKAVCLEESGAYLHSETQALPAPSVVKLTKFVRVPFRGTVPLTRRALFARDGGRCAYCGAAATSVDHVIPRSRGGQHAWENVVAACRRCNHVKADRHVAELGWRLRHQPAPPSGLAWRIIGTGHRDPRWLPYLQPFGADDALARIDGISA, from the coding sequence GTGCCGCATGTCCTGGTCCTGAACGCGTCGTACGAGCCGCTCGGCGTCGTACCGCTCCGCCGCGCGCTCATCCTCGTGCTCAACAACAAGGCCGTATGCCTCGAGGAATCCGGCGCCTATCTGCACAGCGAGACGCAGGCGCTGCCCGCGCCCAGTGTCGTGAAACTCACCAAATTCGTCCGCGTCCCTTTTCGCGGCACCGTTCCGCTGACCCGCAGGGCGCTCTTCGCCCGGGACGGCGGCAGGTGCGCCTACTGCGGGGCCGCCGCCACCAGCGTCGACCATGTCATCCCGCGCAGCCGAGGCGGCCAGCACGCCTGGGAAAACGTGGTCGCGGCCTGCAGACGCTGCAATCACGTCAAAGCCGACCGCCATGTCGCGGAGCTGGGCTGGCGGCTGCGCCACCAACCCGCGCCGCCCTCGGGACTCGCCTGGCGGATCATCGGGACCGGCCACCGGGACCCGCGCTGGCTGCCATATCTGCAACCTTTCGGCGCGGATGACGCCCTGGCCCGGATCGACGGCATATCGGCCTGA
- a CDS encoding beta-N-acetylglucosaminidase domain-containing protein, whose translation MLRKTSAVALAATVIGSWLSQTPASAQQPPTPTTFADTAPSTPAPRTATTPTVHPKPQSLRRQGDFARITPHVTLIADATADPYALDVIEQTLRTAGAHDVTRANPSDAGTSPAPGLTVYAGTSADSRLAALGAPPAGDLPDGGYRLAVSGDTVALQGAGADGLFHAAQTLRQLTTTHHQDTGFAPVTIRDWPAAPVRGIAESFYGVPWTQAQRLAQLDFMARTKQNRFLYAPGDDPYRQEQWREPYPAAQRADFRALAARAAADHVTLAWALAPGQNLCFSSATDEHALQRKLDAMWALGIRAFQFQFQDVSYSEWHCSADTRTFGTGARAAAKAQAQVTNAAAVYLAKRYGGAAELSLLPTEFYQDGATDYRTALAKALDPRVAVAWTGVGVVPERITGAQVAAANAALRHPLLTVDNYPVNDFAADRLFLGPYTGRQPAVATVSAGLLASAMQQPAASRIALFTAADFAWNPRGYDPQASWRAAIDDLAGPDGPTRAALRALAGNESSSALGGEESAYLRPLIAAFRAALPGGGQQLAAAGKQLRAAFTVMRTAPGHLDALAGGGFGDEVRPWLDRLSLYGAAGERAVDLLSAQARGDGAAAWRARQALDGDRTALADGTATVGGPVLDDFLTGALDDADAWAGLGADGRTATTSMASGRGTDPAAMVDGKDSTAWSSDAPPKPDDAFGVDLGTAKEVTSVRVAMGDGSGSDDFLHAAVLEVAADDGSGWRRIGEYHDRPVIEARLPAGTKIRRVRLRAVEGQPGAVTVREFAVAVSGAVTMSAAGPDRASAAVDGDLSTSAGSGPLTVDFGGARQLDTLSVAALDVASAAPAGRPPSGAPVPVEAHTAAGGWRQVGVLGGDWTELHVGALVDAVRLADGRGVCEVVPWFADAPRVTLDAPEVDVAAGGPAVKVTASVASGLPRDLAVATSVPAAQPGAAPVAVRAPAALPLRRGGTVRVPLTVSVPAGTAPGTYTVPVRFTVAGRTVERQVTVRAHLPTGGPDLVPGGTASSSGDETADFPAAAVADGDPATRWSSPVDDAAWVQVRLAAPARVGEVVLHWQDAYAARYEVQTSADGVTWHTAATVADGGGGREAVWLDGAGDTAYVRVQGVRRATAYGYSLYGIEAYAVTG comes from the coding sequence GTGCTCCGCAAGACCTCGGCCGTCGCCCTCGCGGCCACCGTCATCGGAAGCTGGCTCAGCCAGACCCCCGCCTCCGCCCAGCAACCCCCCACGCCCACGACCTTCGCGGACACCGCCCCCTCCACCCCGGCCCCCCGAACGGCCACCACCCCCACCGTCCACCCGAAACCCCAGTCCCTCCGCCGCCAGGGCGACTTCGCCCGCATCACCCCCCACGTCACCCTGATCGCCGACGCGACGGCCGACCCGTACGCCCTCGACGTGATCGAGCAGACCCTCCGCACCGCGGGCGCCCACGACGTGACGCGCGCGAACCCGTCCGACGCCGGCACAAGCCCCGCCCCCGGCCTGACGGTCTACGCCGGCACCTCCGCCGACAGCCGCCTCGCGGCCCTCGGCGCCCCGCCGGCCGGCGACCTCCCCGACGGCGGCTACCGCCTCGCCGTCAGCGGCGACACCGTCGCCTTACAGGGCGCCGGCGCGGACGGCCTCTTCCACGCCGCCCAGACGCTGCGTCAGCTGACGACCACCCACCACCAGGACACCGGCTTCGCGCCCGTCACCATCCGCGACTGGCCGGCCGCCCCGGTCCGCGGCATCGCGGAGAGCTTCTACGGCGTCCCGTGGACGCAGGCCCAGCGTCTGGCCCAGCTGGACTTCATGGCGCGGACCAAGCAGAACCGCTTCCTCTACGCCCCGGGCGACGACCCGTACCGCCAGGAGCAGTGGCGCGAGCCCTACCCGGCCGCCCAGCGGGCGGACTTCCGGGCGCTGGCGGCCCGCGCCGCCGCCGACCACGTTACGCTGGCGTGGGCGCTGGCCCCCGGCCAGAACCTGTGCTTCTCGTCGGCCACCGACGAACACGCGCTCCAGCGCAAGCTGGACGCGATGTGGGCGCTGGGCATCCGCGCCTTCCAGTTCCAGTTCCAGGACGTGAGCTACAGCGAGTGGCACTGCTCCGCTGACACCCGCACCTTCGGCACGGGCGCGCGGGCCGCGGCAAAGGCGCAGGCGCAGGTGACGAACGCGGCGGCGGTGTATCTGGCGAAGCGTTACGGCGGCGCCGCCGAACTGTCGCTGCTGCCGACCGAGTTCTACCAGGACGGCGCCACCGACTACCGCACCGCGCTGGCGAAGGCGCTCGACCCGCGGGTCGCGGTGGCGTGGACAGGTGTCGGCGTGGTGCCGGAGCGGATCACCGGCGCCCAGGTGGCCGCTGCGAATGCCGCACTGCGGCACCCGCTGCTGACCGTGGACAACTACCCGGTCAACGACTTCGCCGCCGACCGGCTCTTCCTCGGCCCCTACACCGGGCGGCAGCCGGCCGTGGCGACGGTGTCCGCCGGGCTGCTGGCGAGCGCGATGCAGCAGCCCGCCGCGTCGCGAATCGCGCTGTTCACCGCCGCGGACTTCGCCTGGAATCCGCGCGGCTACGACCCGCAGGCGTCCTGGCGGGCCGCGATCGACGACCTGGCGGGTCCTGACGGGCCGACCAGGGCCGCGCTGCGTGCGCTGGCGGGAAACGAGTCGTCGTCGGCGCTCGGCGGCGAGGAGTCGGCGTATCTGCGCCCGCTGATCGCCGCCTTCCGTGCCGCGCTGCCTGGTGGCGGGCAGCAGCTCGCGGCGGCCGGAAAGCAGCTGCGGGCGGCCTTCACGGTGATGCGCACAGCGCCCGGCCACCTCGACGCTCTGGCGGGCGGCGGTTTCGGCGACGAGGTGCGGCCGTGGCTGGACCGGCTGTCGCTGTACGGCGCCGCGGGTGAGCGGGCGGTGGACCTGCTGTCGGCGCAGGCCCGCGGCGACGGGGCCGCGGCCTGGCGGGCCCGCCAGGCGCTGGACGGCGACCGTACGGCGCTCGCCGACGGCACGGCGACGGTCGGCGGCCCTGTGCTCGACGACTTCCTGACCGGCGCGCTGGACGACGCCGACGCGTGGGCGGGGCTCGGCGCGGACGGCCGTACGGCGACCACGTCGATGGCGTCGGGCCGCGGCACCGACCCCGCGGCCATGGTCGACGGCAAGGACTCCACCGCCTGGTCGAGCGACGCGCCGCCGAAGCCCGACGACGCCTTCGGCGTGGACCTGGGCACGGCGAAGGAGGTCACCTCGGTACGGGTCGCGATGGGCGACGGCAGCGGCTCCGACGACTTCCTGCATGCCGCGGTGCTCGAAGTGGCGGCGGACGACGGCAGCGGCTGGCGGCGTATCGGTGAATACCACGACCGGCCGGTGATCGAGGCGCGGCTCCCCGCCGGCACGAAGATCCGCCGGGTGCGGCTGCGGGCCGTCGAGGGCCAGCCGGGCGCGGTGACCGTACGGGAGTTCGCCGTCGCAGTGAGCGGCGCCGTCACCATGTCCGCGGCCGGCCCCGACCGGGCGTCGGCTGCGGTGGACGGCGACCTGTCGACGTCGGCCGGCAGTGGCCCGCTGACCGTGGACTTCGGCGGCGCCCGGCAGTTGGACACGCTCAGCGTCGCCGCCCTGGACGTGGCGTCGGCGGCCCCCGCGGGCCGGCCGCCCTCGGGTGCGCCCGTCCCGGTCGAGGCGCACACCGCGGCCGGCGGCTGGCGGCAGGTCGGCGTGCTGGGCGGCGACTGGACGGAGCTGCACGTCGGAGCGCTGGTGGACGCCGTACGGCTGGCAGACGGGCGCGGGGTGTGCGAGGTGGTGCCCTGGTTCGCCGACGCGCCCCGGGTGACGCTGGACGCGCCCGAGGTGGACGTGGCGGCGGGCGGCCCCGCGGTGAAGGTGACGGCGTCGGTGGCGTCCGGGCTGCCCCGGGACCTGGCGGTGGCGACGTCGGTACCGGCCGCGCAGCCGGGCGCCGCCCCGGTCGCCGTACGGGCACCGGCGGCGCTCCCGCTGCGCCGCGGCGGCACCGTACGGGTGCCGCTGACCGTGTCGGTGCCGGCCGGCACCGCGCCCGGGACCTACACCGTGCCGGTGCGTTTCACGGTCGCGGGCCGGACCGTGGAGCGCCAGGTCACGGTCAGGGCGCACCTGCCGACCGGTGGACCCGATCTGGTGCCCGGCGGTACGGCCTCCTCCTCGGGCGACGAGACCGCGGACTTCCCGGCCGCGGCGGTGGCCGACGGCGACCCGGCGACCCGCTGGTCCTCCCCGGTGGACGACGCGGCCTGGGTGCAGGTGCGGCTCGCGGCCCCCGCCCGGGTCGGCGAGGTGGTGCTGCACTGGCAGGACGCCTACGCGGCGCGGTACGAGGTGCAGACCTCGGCCGATGGGGTGACCTGGCACACCGCGGCCACCGTGGCGGACGGCGGCGGCGGGCGCGAGGCGGTGTGGCTGGACGGCGCGGGCGACACCGCCTACGTCCGGGTGCAGGGAGTGCGCCGGGCGACCGCGTACGGCTACTCGCTCTACGGCATCGAGGCGTACGCGGTCACGGGGTGA
- the pepN gene encoding aminopeptidase N, whose protein sequence is MPGTNLTREEAQQRAALLTVDGYGIELDLSGAQEGGTFRSRTTVRFDVAGDGGASFIDLVAPEVHEVVLNGVALDPAEVFRDSRIALDSLRGGRNELLVVADCAYTNTGEGLHRFVDPVDKQAYLYTQFEVPDARRVFASFEQPDLKGTFAFTVKAPQGWTVVSNSPTPEPSADGVWTFEPTPRISSYITALIAGPYTSVHGSWEGGGRSVPLGVYCRPSLAEHLDAEAIFEVTRMGFDWFQEKFDYAYPFAKYDQLFVPEFNAGAMENAGAVTIRDQYVFRSKVTDAAYETRAETILHELAHMWFGDLVTMEWWNDLWLNESFATYTSIACQAHAEGSRWPHSWTTFANSMKTWAYRQDQLPSTHPIMAEINDLEDVLVNFDGITYAKGASVLKQLVAYVGMDEFFAGVQAYFKQHAWGNTRLADLLGALEETSGRDLKAWSRAWLETAGINVLRPEITVDADGAVTSFAVRQEAPALPAGAKGEAVLRPHRIAVGAYDLRDGVLVRTRRIELDVEGELTEVPFPAGERRPDVVLLNDDDLSYAKVRLDEESLAVVRDHVGDFTESLPRALIWASAWDMTRDGELAARDYLELVLHGIAKETDIGVVQSLHRQVKLALDLYADPAWRETGLARWTGAAQEHLAAAAPGSDHQLAWARAFAVTARTPEQLDILAGLLDGTVEYEGLAVDTELRWALLGRLAATGRADDKAIEAELALDPTSAGQQHAAAAKAARPTEAAKAEVWASVVEADTLPNATQEAVIGGFVQTDQRELLAAYSERYFAAIKQVWADRTNEMGQQIVVGLFPSLQVSQATLEATDAWLASADPAPSLRRLVIEARAGVERALRAQAADAAAG, encoded by the coding sequence GTGCCTGGTACGAACCTCACGCGCGAGGAGGCGCAGCAGCGGGCCGCTCTGCTGACTGTGGACGGCTATGGGATCGAGCTGGACCTGAGCGGCGCCCAGGAGGGCGGCACGTTCCGGTCGCGGACCACGGTGCGTTTCGACGTCGCCGGGGACGGTGGGGCGAGCTTCATCGACCTGGTGGCGCCCGAGGTGCACGAGGTGGTGCTGAACGGGGTCGCGCTGGACCCGGCCGAGGTGTTCAGGGACTCGCGGATCGCGCTGGACTCGCTGCGCGGCGGGCGCAATGAGCTGCTGGTCGTGGCGGACTGCGCGTACACCAACACCGGTGAGGGCCTCCACCGGTTCGTGGACCCGGTGGACAAGCAGGCGTATCTGTACACGCAGTTCGAGGTGCCGGACGCGCGGCGGGTGTTCGCGAGTTTCGAGCAGCCGGATCTGAAGGGGACGTTCGCCTTCACGGTGAAGGCGCCGCAGGGCTGGACCGTGGTGTCGAACTCGCCGACGCCCGAGCCCTCGGCGGACGGCGTGTGGACGTTCGAGCCGACCCCGCGTATCTCGTCGTACATCACCGCGCTGATCGCCGGTCCCTACACCTCGGTGCACGGCAGCTGGGAGGGCGGCGGGCGCAGTGTGCCGCTGGGTGTCTACTGCCGGCCCTCGCTGGCCGAGCACCTGGACGCGGAGGCGATCTTCGAGGTCACCCGGATGGGCTTCGACTGGTTCCAGGAGAAGTTCGACTACGCGTACCCGTTCGCGAAGTACGACCAGCTCTTCGTGCCGGAGTTCAACGCGGGCGCGATGGAGAACGCCGGTGCGGTGACGATCAGGGACCAGTACGTCTTCCGGTCGAAGGTGACCGACGCGGCGTACGAGACGCGGGCCGAGACGATCCTGCACGAGCTGGCGCACATGTGGTTCGGCGACCTGGTCACCATGGAGTGGTGGAACGACCTGTGGCTGAACGAGTCGTTCGCCACGTACACGTCGATCGCCTGCCAGGCGCACGCCGAGGGCTCGCGCTGGCCGCACTCGTGGACGACGTTCGCCAACTCGATGAAGACCTGGGCCTACCGGCAGGACCAGCTGCCCTCGACGCACCCGATCATGGCGGAGATCAACGACCTGGAGGACGTGCTCGTCAACTTCGACGGGATCACGTACGCCAAGGGCGCCTCGGTGCTCAAGCAGCTGGTCGCGTACGTGGGGATGGACGAGTTCTTCGCCGGTGTGCAGGCGTACTTCAAGCAGCACGCGTGGGGGAACACCCGGCTGGCCGATCTGCTGGGCGCGCTGGAGGAGACCTCGGGCCGCGACCTCAAGGCCTGGTCCAGGGCGTGGCTGGAGACCGCGGGCATCAATGTGCTGCGGCCCGAGATCACGGTGGACGCCGACGGCGCGGTGACCTCCTTCGCGGTCAGGCAGGAGGCGCCCGCGCTGCCCGCGGGGGCCAAGGGCGAGGCGGTGCTGCGGCCGCACCGGATCGCGGTCGGCGCCTACGACCTGCGGGACGGCGTGCTGGTGCGCACCCGGCGGATCGAGCTGGACGTGGAGGGCGAGCTGACCGAGGTGCCCTTCCCCGCCGGCGAGCGCCGCCCCGATGTGGTGCTGCTCAACGACGACGACCTGTCGTACGCCAAGGTGCGGCTCGACGAGGAGTCGCTCGCCGTGGTCCGCGACCATGTGGGCGACTTCACCGAGTCGCTGCCCCGCGCGCTGATCTGGGCGTCGGCCTGGGACATGACGCGGGACGGCGAGCTGGCCGCCCGCGACTATCTGGAGCTGGTGCTGCACGGCATCGCCAAGGAGACCGACATCGGTGTGGTGCAGTCGCTGCACCGCCAGGTGAAGCTGGCCCTCGACCTCTACGCCGACCCGGCGTGGCGGGAGACCGGGCTCGCCCGCTGGACCGGCGCCGCCCAGGAGCACCTGGCGGCGGCAGCCCCCGGCAGCGACCACCAGCTGGCGTGGGCCAGGGCGTTCGCCGTGACCGCCCGCACCCCCGAGCAGCTGGACATCCTCGCCGGTCTGCTGGACGGCACGGTGGAGTACGAGGGCCTGGCCGTCGACACCGAGCTGCGCTGGGCGCTGCTCGGCCGGCTCGCCGCGACCGGCCGCGCGGACGACAAGGCGATCGAGGCGGAACTGGCCCTCGACCCGACGTCGGCGGGCCAGCAGCACGCCGCCGCCGCGAAGGCCGCCCGGCCGACCGAGGCCGCCAAGGCCGAGGTGTGGGCGTCGGTCGTCGAGGCCGACACGCTGCCGAACGCCACGCAGGAGGCCGTCATCGGCGGCTTCGTGCAGACCGACCAGCGCGAGCTGCTCGCGGCGTACAGCGAGCGGTACTTCGCCGCGATCAAGCAGGTGTGGGCCGACCGCACCAACGAGATGGGCCAGCAGATCGTCGTCGGCCTCTTCCCGTCGCTCCAGGTCTCCCAGGCCACGCTGGAGGCCACCGACGCGTGGCTGGCGAGCGCCGACCCCGCGCCGTCGCTGCGCCGGCTGGTCATCGAGGCCCGCGCGGGCGTCGAGCGCGCGCTGCGGGCCCAGGCGGCGGACGCCGCGGCGGGCTGA
- a CDS encoding alkaline phosphatase family protein, whose protein sequence is MAELTRRRVLGSAAGVVGGAAALSLLPPSVQAAVAAGPPRHGSLRDIEHVVMLMQENRSFDHYFGTLSGVRGFSDPHAKKLSTGRSVFYQPDAVNPDGYTLPFHLDTKSTSAQAIPSTSHAYAVQHQAWNNGAMDQWLPAHRKADGVNGPYVMGYYTREDIPFQFALAETFTICDNYFCSMMGPTWPNRLFWMTGTVDPGGTKGGPVISNAAPTPYTWTTYAERLQAAGVDWRVYQQTDNYGTNMLSQFQQFQDAKPGDPLYERGMAAQPEGTFEDDARNDRLPAVSWILPTSYQSEHPAYLPAAGADFVASKLEAIASNPKVWAKTAFILNYDENDGLFDHVVPPTPKAGTPDEFVQGLPMGGGFRVPAIIVSPWTVGGWVAGEAFDHTSVLQLLERFTGVEEPNISQWRRRTFGDLTSAFRFHDERRRPPRLPDDTAAQLAEAQLEVATLPKPTLPGADQPFPHQERGHRPHT, encoded by the coding sequence ATGGCCGAGTTGACGCGCCGCAGGGTTCTCGGATCTGCGGCGGGGGTCGTGGGAGGCGCCGCCGCGCTGAGCCTGCTGCCCCCCAGCGTGCAGGCCGCCGTCGCCGCCGGACCGCCGCGGCACGGCTCGCTCCGCGACATCGAACACGTCGTCATGCTGATGCAGGAGAACCGGTCGTTCGACCACTACTTCGGCACGCTGTCCGGCGTGCGCGGCTTCAGCGACCCGCACGCCAAGAAGCTGTCCACCGGCCGCTCGGTCTTCTACCAGCCCGACGCGGTCAACCCCGACGGCTACACGCTGCCCTTCCACCTCGACACCAAGAGCACCAGCGCCCAGGCGATCCCGTCCACCAGCCACGCCTACGCCGTCCAGCACCAGGCCTGGAACAACGGCGCGATGGACCAGTGGCTGCCCGCCCACCGCAAGGCGGACGGCGTCAACGGCCCCTACGTGATGGGCTACTACACCCGCGAGGACATCCCCTTCCAGTTCGCCCTCGCCGAGACCTTCACCATCTGCGACAACTACTTCTGCTCGATGATGGGCCCCACCTGGCCGAACCGGCTGTTCTGGATGACCGGCACGGTCGACCCCGGCGGCACCAAGGGCGGCCCGGTCATCTCCAACGCCGCGCCGACGCCGTACACCTGGACCACCTACGCCGAGCGGCTCCAGGCGGCGGGCGTCGACTGGCGGGTCTACCAGCAGACCGACAACTACGGCACCAACATGCTGTCGCAGTTCCAGCAGTTCCAGGACGCCAAGCCGGGCGACCCGCTGTACGAGCGCGGCATGGCCGCCCAGCCCGAGGGCACCTTCGAGGACGACGCGCGCAACGACCGGCTGCCGGCCGTCTCCTGGATCCTGCCGACCAGCTACCAGTCCGAGCACCCCGCCTACCTGCCGGCCGCGGGCGCGGACTTCGTGGCCTCCAAGCTCGAAGCCATCGCGTCCAACCCCAAGGTGTGGGCGAAGACCGCCTTCATCCTCAACTACGACGAGAACGACGGCCTGTTCGACCACGTCGTGCCGCCGACGCCGAAGGCGGGCACCCCCGACGAATTCGTCCAGGGCCTGCCCATGGGCGGCGGCTTCCGGGTTCCGGCGATCATTGTGTCGCCGTGGACCGTGGGCGGCTGGGTGGCGGGCGAGGCCTTCGACCACACCTCGGTGCTGCAGTTGCTCGAACGCTTCACCGGTGTCGAGGAGCCCAACATCAGCCAGTGGCGCCGCCGTACCTTCGGCGACCTCACCTCGGCCTTCCGCTTCCACGACGAGCGGCGGCGCCCCCCGCGGCTGCCCGACGACACCGCGGCGCAGCTGGCCGAGGCGCAGCTGGAGGTCGCGACCCTGCCCAAGCCGACGCTCCCGGGGGCGGACCAGCCCTTCCCGCACCAGGAGCGCGGCCACCGCCCGCACACGTAG